A window of Vespa velutina chromosome 15, iVesVel2.1, whole genome shotgun sequence contains these coding sequences:
- the LOC124954631 gene encoding DNA-binding protein RFX2 isoform X6: MKTDSSLQKQGGGGDTVGAEGGLASIAMTTTGAQYALTASTGANGSGGSSTTVGVEPKSSVVVVTTSSSSGGANVAQTQSTRGQQLITVVTSPDPSSPSNLQPIQLLVQDPLETAADSSNGSTGTSAHVTAQVVVNTTHSGQHTFVDSDTASTSAGTIVSGSPHYITVTDTSDSPSYASLTTTVVSGEAEAVGSESVSHPTYVQYVEGDGSTYIPANSQMTYPVYAVGEAGAMYTPASSQYYTPASTPVTYAQVTAQGSNTTTGQLLSQGNGTYLIQQSVVDGDPTTHTLISAAAAAARASPQTENAEAVVSGGGGAYLITGNSGSAAVTVEEAAAAAANMTHATRVSQATVHWLLENYETADGVSLPRSTLYNHYLRHCSENKLDPVNAASFGKLIRSVFLGLRTRRLGTRGNSKYHYYGIRVKPSSPLVMLNEDGTSRQQQTTNSQTKRFKFVNQKPDQAYESNTHSNTNISSNTSPPQYHQYLGEASGAMPEFPEILVGHGSSLPEDCTLEDIDTFRSIYREHCEAFLDAVLNFEFATVESLWREFWRSQDNNNGDECEEEKYLSKTKLYQICKCSEVQDFIRKVDYTFYQNLVEVLMPNVLRPIPSSLTQSIRNFAKGLESWLISAMADCPEEMTQIKLTAVSAFAQTLRRYTSLNHLAQAARAVLQNSSQINQMLADLNRVDFHNVQEQASWVCQCDYGMVQRLEADFKVTLQQQNSLEDWAIWLKSVVTQVLKPFEEKPTFAKAARQFLLKWSFYSSMVIRDLTLRSAASFGSFHLIRLLYDEYMFYLIEHQVAIATGTTPIAVMGDKSQNCPIINNFGATSNGDTSNTSQPKRIKLS; this comes from the exons ATGAAGACAG ATTCATCTCTTCAGAAGCAGGGAGGTGGTGGTGATACGGTGGGTGCAGAGGGAGGTCTAGCATCAATTGCCATGACTACAACAGGAGCCCAGTATGCCCTCACAGCATCCACCGGAGCTAATGGCAGTGGGGGTAGCTCTACTACAGTGGGGGTGGAGCCTAAATCAAGCGTTGTTGTTGTGACTACTTCCAGTTCCAGTGGTGGTGCTAATGTAGCTCAAACTCAATCTACCAGAGGCCAACAGCTTATCACTGTAGTTACCAGTCCTGATCCTTCAAGTCCAAGTAATTTACAGCCCATAcag tTGTTGGTTCAGGATCCACTTGAAACAGCTGCAGATTCTTCCAATGGCTCAACAGGTACCTCAGCACATGTTACAGCACAAGTAGTGGTCAATACTACTCATTCTGGTCAGCATACATTTGTTGATAGTGACACTGCATCTACATCTGCTGGCACTATTGTCAGTGGTTCTCCTCATTATATAACAGTTACAG ACACCAGTGATTCACCATCCTACGCATCCCTCACAACGACAGTAG TATCTGGGGAAGCAGAAGCAGTGGGGTCCGAATCAGTGTCCCATCCAACCTATGTTCAATATGTTGAAGGGGATGGTTCTACGTATATACCGGCGAATAGTCAGat gacATATCCAGTATATGCCGTAGGAGAGGCTGGTGCAATGTATACACCTGCCTCAAGTCAATATTATACTCCAGCCTCAACACCAGTAACATATGCACag gtCACAGCACAAGGATCAAATACTACTACTGGACAATTATTATCTCAAGGCAATGGCACTTACTTAATCCAGCAAAGTGTTGTAGATGGTGATCCAACAACACATACACTCATATCTGCTGCAGCTGCTGCTGCTCGAGCTAGTCCACAAACTGAAAATGCg GAGGCTGTGGTTAGCGGGGGTGGCGGGGCATACTTGATCACTGGTAATTCAGGAAGTGCTGCTGTTACCGTGGAAGAAGCAGCAGCTGCAGCAGCAAATATGACGCATGCCACTAGGGTCTCCCAAGCCACA GTACATTGGTTGTTGGAGAATTATGAAACTGCAGATGGTGTCTCTCTTCCAAGGTCTACactttataatcattacttACGCCATTGTTCTGAAAACAAACTAGATCCAGTAAATGCTGCAAGTTTTGGAAAACTGATAAGATCTGTGTTCTTGGGCTTAAGAACAAGACGGTTAGGTACACG AGGGAACTCTAAATATCACTACTACGGAATTCGTGTTAAACCTAGCTCTCCTTTGGTCATGCTGAATGAAGATGGTACATCTCGTCAACAACAAACTACAAATTCTCAAACTAAAcgatttaaatttgtaaatcaGAAGCCAGATCAAGCATATGAAAGCAATACACATTCAAATACAAACATTTCTTCTAATACCTCTCCACCACAATATCATCAGTATCTTGGTGAAGCAAGTGGTGCAATGCCTGAATTTCCAGAGATACTTGTTGGACATGGTTCCTCTTTACCTGAAGACTGTACATTGGAAGATATAGATACTTTTCGTAGCATATACAGAGAACATTGTGAGGCATTTTTAGATGCTGTTCTAAATTTTGAATTTGCAACTGTTGAAAGTCTTTGGAGAGAATTTTGGCGTAGtcaggataataataatggtgatgaatgtgaagaagaaaaatatttatcaaa GAccaaattatatcaaatatgtaAATGCTCTGAAGTCCAAGATTTTATCAGGAAAGTagattatacattttatcaaAACTTAGTGGAAGTACTAATGCCAAATGTACTAAGACCAATACCAA GTTCACTAACGCAGTCTATTCGAAATTTTGCAAAAGGATTAGAATCATGGTTAATTTCTGCCATGGCTGATTGTCCTGAAGAAATGACCCAAATTAAG TTAACAGCTGTCTCTGCTTTTGCTCAAACATTAAGGCGATATACATCATTGAACCATCTTGCTCAAGCTGCACGAGCAGTACTCCAAAATTCTAgtcaaataaatcaaatgttGGCTGATCTTAATCGAGTTGATTTTCATAATGTACAGGAACAG gcATCTTGGGTATGTCAATGTGATTATGGTATGGTGCAACGTTTGGAGGCAGATTTTAAAGTGACACTACAACAGCAAAATTCATTAGAAGATTGGGCTATTTGGCTAAAAAGTGTTGTAACGCAAGTACTCAAACCTTTTGAAGAAAAACCTACTTTTGCTAAGGCTGCACGTCAGTTTTTACTCAAATGGTCTTTCTATAGCTCAATGGTTATTCGTGATCTCACTCTTAGAAGCGCTGCCAGCTTTGGTTCTTTTCATCTTATTAGGTTGTTATATGAtgaatatatgttttatttaattgaacatCAAGTTGCTATAGCTACTGGAACAACACCTATTGCAGTAATGGGAGAT AAAAGTCAGAATTgtccaataattaataattttggagCAACATCTAATGGCG aTACATCTAATACAAGTCAACCTAAACGTATTAAGTTGAGCTAA
- the LOC124954631 gene encoding DNA-binding protein RFX2 isoform X7, whose protein sequence is MTTTGAQYALTASTGANGSGGSSTTVGVEPKSSVVVVTTSSSSGGANVAQTQSTRGQQLITVVTSPDPSSPSNLQPIQLLVQDPLETAADSSNGSTGTSAHVTAQVVVNTTHSGQHTFVDSDTASTSAGTIVSGSPHYITVTDTSDSPSYASLTTTVVSGEAEAVGSESVSHPTYVQYVEGDGSTYIPANSQMTYPVYAVGEAGAMYTPASSQYYTPASTPVTYAQVTAQGSNTTTGQLLSQGNGTYLIQQSVVDGDPTTHTLISAAAAAARASPQTENAEAVVSGGGGAYLITGNSGSAAVTVEEAAAAAANMTHATRVSQATVHWLLENYETADGVSLPRSTLYNHYLRHCSENKLDPVNAASFGKLIRSVFLGLRTRRLGTRGNSKYHYYGIRVKPSSPLVMLNEDGTSRQQQTTNSQTKRFKFVNQKPDQAYESNTHSNTNISSNTSPPQYHQYLGEASGAMPEFPEILVGHGSSLPEDCTLEDIDTFRSIYREHCEAFLDAVLNFEFATVESLWREFWRSQDNNNGDECEEEKYLSKTKLYQICKCSEVQDFIRKVDYTFYQNLVEVLMPNVLRPIPSSLTQSIRNFAKGLESWLISAMADCPEEMTQIKLTAVSAFAQTLRRYTSLNHLAQAARAVLQNSSQINQMLADLNRVDFHNVQEQASWVCQCDYGMVQRLEADFKVTLQQQNSLEDWAIWLKSVVTQVLKPFEEKPTFAKAARQFLLKWSFYSSMVIRDLTLRSAASFGSFHLIRLLYDEYMFYLIEHQVAIATGTTPIAVMGDKSQNCPIINNFGATSNGDTSNTSQPKRIKLS, encoded by the exons ATGACTACAACAGGAGCCCAGTATGCCCTCACAGCATCCACCGGAGCTAATGGCAGTGGGGGTAGCTCTACTACAGTGGGGGTGGAGCCTAAATCAAGCGTTGTTGTTGTGACTACTTCCAGTTCCAGTGGTGGTGCTAATGTAGCTCAAACTCAATCTACCAGAGGCCAACAGCTTATCACTGTAGTTACCAGTCCTGATCCTTCAAGTCCAAGTAATTTACAGCCCATAcag tTGTTGGTTCAGGATCCACTTGAAACAGCTGCAGATTCTTCCAATGGCTCAACAGGTACCTCAGCACATGTTACAGCACAAGTAGTGGTCAATACTACTCATTCTGGTCAGCATACATTTGTTGATAGTGACACTGCATCTACATCTGCTGGCACTATTGTCAGTGGTTCTCCTCATTATATAACAGTTACAG ACACCAGTGATTCACCATCCTACGCATCCCTCACAACGACAGTAG TATCTGGGGAAGCAGAAGCAGTGGGGTCCGAATCAGTGTCCCATCCAACCTATGTTCAATATGTTGAAGGGGATGGTTCTACGTATATACCGGCGAATAGTCAGat gacATATCCAGTATATGCCGTAGGAGAGGCTGGTGCAATGTATACACCTGCCTCAAGTCAATATTATACTCCAGCCTCAACACCAGTAACATATGCACag gtCACAGCACAAGGATCAAATACTACTACTGGACAATTATTATCTCAAGGCAATGGCACTTACTTAATCCAGCAAAGTGTTGTAGATGGTGATCCAACAACACATACACTCATATCTGCTGCAGCTGCTGCTGCTCGAGCTAGTCCACAAACTGAAAATGCg GAGGCTGTGGTTAGCGGGGGTGGCGGGGCATACTTGATCACTGGTAATTCAGGAAGTGCTGCTGTTACCGTGGAAGAAGCAGCAGCTGCAGCAGCAAATATGACGCATGCCACTAGGGTCTCCCAAGCCACA GTACATTGGTTGTTGGAGAATTATGAAACTGCAGATGGTGTCTCTCTTCCAAGGTCTACactttataatcattacttACGCCATTGTTCTGAAAACAAACTAGATCCAGTAAATGCTGCAAGTTTTGGAAAACTGATAAGATCTGTGTTCTTGGGCTTAAGAACAAGACGGTTAGGTACACG AGGGAACTCTAAATATCACTACTACGGAATTCGTGTTAAACCTAGCTCTCCTTTGGTCATGCTGAATGAAGATGGTACATCTCGTCAACAACAAACTACAAATTCTCAAACTAAAcgatttaaatttgtaaatcaGAAGCCAGATCAAGCATATGAAAGCAATACACATTCAAATACAAACATTTCTTCTAATACCTCTCCACCACAATATCATCAGTATCTTGGTGAAGCAAGTGGTGCAATGCCTGAATTTCCAGAGATACTTGTTGGACATGGTTCCTCTTTACCTGAAGACTGTACATTGGAAGATATAGATACTTTTCGTAGCATATACAGAGAACATTGTGAGGCATTTTTAGATGCTGTTCTAAATTTTGAATTTGCAACTGTTGAAAGTCTTTGGAGAGAATTTTGGCGTAGtcaggataataataatggtgatgaatgtgaagaagaaaaatatttatcaaa GAccaaattatatcaaatatgtaAATGCTCTGAAGTCCAAGATTTTATCAGGAAAGTagattatacattttatcaaAACTTAGTGGAAGTACTAATGCCAAATGTACTAAGACCAATACCAA GTTCACTAACGCAGTCTATTCGAAATTTTGCAAAAGGATTAGAATCATGGTTAATTTCTGCCATGGCTGATTGTCCTGAAGAAATGACCCAAATTAAG TTAACAGCTGTCTCTGCTTTTGCTCAAACATTAAGGCGATATACATCATTGAACCATCTTGCTCAAGCTGCACGAGCAGTACTCCAAAATTCTAgtcaaataaatcaaatgttGGCTGATCTTAATCGAGTTGATTTTCATAATGTACAGGAACAG gcATCTTGGGTATGTCAATGTGATTATGGTATGGTGCAACGTTTGGAGGCAGATTTTAAAGTGACACTACAACAGCAAAATTCATTAGAAGATTGGGCTATTTGGCTAAAAAGTGTTGTAACGCAAGTACTCAAACCTTTTGAAGAAAAACCTACTTTTGCTAAGGCTGCACGTCAGTTTTTACTCAAATGGTCTTTCTATAGCTCAATGGTTATTCGTGATCTCACTCTTAGAAGCGCTGCCAGCTTTGGTTCTTTTCATCTTATTAGGTTGTTATATGAtgaatatatgttttatttaattgaacatCAAGTTGCTATAGCTACTGGAACAACACCTATTGCAGTAATGGGAGAT AAAAGTCAGAATTgtccaataattaataattttggagCAACATCTAATGGCG aTACATCTAATACAAGTCAACCTAAACGTATTAAGTTGAGCTAA
- the LOC124954631 gene encoding DNA-binding protein RFX2 isoform X2 yields MLLYYLTNRKVYNVLLKNFFAYKMYLISITFNLCWNKRRMKSIRIMLPNYFHDVNFSSDRFNTFHIDRLFSHAYSAFYFHSLYFLPLDTLCLVPAPPTDSSLQKQGGGGDTVGAEGGLASIAMTTTGAQYALTASTGANGSGGSSTTVGVEPKSSVVVVTTSSSSGGANVAQTQSTRGQQLITVVTSPDPSSPSNLQPIQDPLETAADSSNGSTGTSAHVTAQVVVNTTHSGQHTFVDSDTASTSAGTIVSGSPHYITVTDTSDSPSYASLTTTVVSGEAEAVGSESVSHPTYVQYVEGDGSTYIPANSQMTYPVYAVGEAGAMYTPASSQYYTPASTPVTYAQVTAQGSNTTTGQLLSQGNGTYLIQQSVVDGDPTTHTLISAAAAAARASPQTENAEAVVSGGGGAYLITGNSGSAAVTVEEAAAAAANMTHATRVSQATVHWLLENYETADGVSLPRSTLYNHYLRHCSENKLDPVNAASFGKLIRSVFLGLRTRRLGTRGNSKYHYYGIRVKPSSPLVMLNEDGTSRQQQTTNSQTKRFKFVNQKPDQAYESNTHSNTNISSNTSPPQYHQYLGEASGAMPEFPEILVGHGSSLPEDCTLEDIDTFRSIYREHCEAFLDAVLNFEFATVESLWREFWRSQDNNNGDECEEEKYLSKTKLYQICKCSEVQDFIRKVDYTFYQNLVEVLMPNVLRPIPSSLTQSIRNFAKGLESWLISAMADCPEEMTQIKLTAVSAFAQTLRRYTSLNHLAQAARAVLQNSSQINQMLADLNRVDFHNVQEQASWVCQCDYGMVQRLEADFKVTLQQQNSLEDWAIWLKSVVTQVLKPFEEKPTFAKAARQFLLKWSFYSSMVIRDLTLRSAASFGSFHLIRLLYDEYMFYLIEHQVAIATGTTPIAVMGDKSQNCPIINNFGATSNGDTSNTSQPKRIKLS; encoded by the exons atgttattatattatttaactaatagaaaagtttataatgttttattgaaaaacttttttgCATATAAGatgtatttaatatctattacttttaatttatgttGGAATAAGCGAAGAATGAAATCTATCAGGATAATGCTCCCTAATTATTTCCATGATGTAAATTTTTCCTCTGATAGATTCAATACCTTTCACATAGATCGTCTGTTCAGTCACGCGTACAGTGCATTTTATTTCCACTCCCTCTATTTTCTTCCCCTTGATACTTTGTGTTTGGTACCTGCTCCCCCAACAG ATTCATCTCTTCAGAAGCAGGGAGGTGGTGGTGATACGGTGGGTGCAGAGGGAGGTCTAGCATCAATTGCCATGACTACAACAGGAGCCCAGTATGCCCTCACAGCATCCACCGGAGCTAATGGCAGTGGGGGTAGCTCTACTACAGTGGGGGTGGAGCCTAAATCAAGCGTTGTTGTTGTGACTACTTCCAGTTCCAGTGGTGGTGCTAATGTAGCTCAAACTCAATCTACCAGAGGCCAACAGCTTATCACTGTAGTTACCAGTCCTGATCCTTCAAGTCCAAGTAATTTACAGCCCATAcag GATCCACTTGAAACAGCTGCAGATTCTTCCAATGGCTCAACAGGTACCTCAGCACATGTTACAGCACAAGTAGTGGTCAATACTACTCATTCTGGTCAGCATACATTTGTTGATAGTGACACTGCATCTACATCTGCTGGCACTATTGTCAGTGGTTCTCCTCATTATATAACAGTTACAG ACACCAGTGATTCACCATCCTACGCATCCCTCACAACGACAGTAG TATCTGGGGAAGCAGAAGCAGTGGGGTCCGAATCAGTGTCCCATCCAACCTATGTTCAATATGTTGAAGGGGATGGTTCTACGTATATACCGGCGAATAGTCAGat gacATATCCAGTATATGCCGTAGGAGAGGCTGGTGCAATGTATACACCTGCCTCAAGTCAATATTATACTCCAGCCTCAACACCAGTAACATATGCACag gtCACAGCACAAGGATCAAATACTACTACTGGACAATTATTATCTCAAGGCAATGGCACTTACTTAATCCAGCAAAGTGTTGTAGATGGTGATCCAACAACACATACACTCATATCTGCTGCAGCTGCTGCTGCTCGAGCTAGTCCACAAACTGAAAATGCg GAGGCTGTGGTTAGCGGGGGTGGCGGGGCATACTTGATCACTGGTAATTCAGGAAGTGCTGCTGTTACCGTGGAAGAAGCAGCAGCTGCAGCAGCAAATATGACGCATGCCACTAGGGTCTCCCAAGCCACA GTACATTGGTTGTTGGAGAATTATGAAACTGCAGATGGTGTCTCTCTTCCAAGGTCTACactttataatcattacttACGCCATTGTTCTGAAAACAAACTAGATCCAGTAAATGCTGCAAGTTTTGGAAAACTGATAAGATCTGTGTTCTTGGGCTTAAGAACAAGACGGTTAGGTACACG AGGGAACTCTAAATATCACTACTACGGAATTCGTGTTAAACCTAGCTCTCCTTTGGTCATGCTGAATGAAGATGGTACATCTCGTCAACAACAAACTACAAATTCTCAAACTAAAcgatttaaatttgtaaatcaGAAGCCAGATCAAGCATATGAAAGCAATACACATTCAAATACAAACATTTCTTCTAATACCTCTCCACCACAATATCATCAGTATCTTGGTGAAGCAAGTGGTGCAATGCCTGAATTTCCAGAGATACTTGTTGGACATGGTTCCTCTTTACCTGAAGACTGTACATTGGAAGATATAGATACTTTTCGTAGCATATACAGAGAACATTGTGAGGCATTTTTAGATGCTGTTCTAAATTTTGAATTTGCAACTGTTGAAAGTCTTTGGAGAGAATTTTGGCGTAGtcaggataataataatggtgatgaatgtgaagaagaaaaatatttatcaaa GAccaaattatatcaaatatgtaAATGCTCTGAAGTCCAAGATTTTATCAGGAAAGTagattatacattttatcaaAACTTAGTGGAAGTACTAATGCCAAATGTACTAAGACCAATACCAA GTTCACTAACGCAGTCTATTCGAAATTTTGCAAAAGGATTAGAATCATGGTTAATTTCTGCCATGGCTGATTGTCCTGAAGAAATGACCCAAATTAAG TTAACAGCTGTCTCTGCTTTTGCTCAAACATTAAGGCGATATACATCATTGAACCATCTTGCTCAAGCTGCACGAGCAGTACTCCAAAATTCTAgtcaaataaatcaaatgttGGCTGATCTTAATCGAGTTGATTTTCATAATGTACAGGAACAG gcATCTTGGGTATGTCAATGTGATTATGGTATGGTGCAACGTTTGGAGGCAGATTTTAAAGTGACACTACAACAGCAAAATTCATTAGAAGATTGGGCTATTTGGCTAAAAAGTGTTGTAACGCAAGTACTCAAACCTTTTGAAGAAAAACCTACTTTTGCTAAGGCTGCACGTCAGTTTTTACTCAAATGGTCTTTCTATAGCTCAATGGTTATTCGTGATCTCACTCTTAGAAGCGCTGCCAGCTTTGGTTCTTTTCATCTTATTAGGTTGTTATATGAtgaatatatgttttatttaattgaacatCAAGTTGCTATAGCTACTGGAACAACACCTATTGCAGTAATGGGAGAT AAAAGTCAGAATTgtccaataattaataattttggagCAACATCTAATGGCG aTACATCTAATACAAGTCAACCTAAACGTATTAAGTTGAGCTAA